A single window of Salvia splendens isolate huo1 chromosome 8, SspV2, whole genome shotgun sequence DNA harbors:
- the LOC121743405 gene encoding uncharacterized protein LOC121743405: MPSGAKKRKAAKKKKENPNPPHNHSDSAPAHTHGDDADVKHEKLLAEAEAGGASSVEGSRVGVEKDTKIEDESGVNDSIIDHNGENRKPYGGGSSGSCGSSSSSSDDENCGIKKGEAESSFASEVSVGVDDSLSGKPVESICDSTVESISVAPLVVECTLEGNEGKKLGSVEERICTSVEEADVGSAEITPKTLDPREFVTQENDDRSTLPRVALDNGAQHVKDSNVAQPVVAPSPYPVQKTTWKSCCGLFEMF, translated from the exons ATGCCGTCAGGTGCGAAGAAGCGAAAAGctgccaagaagaagaaggagaatcCAAATCCGCCCCACAATCACTCTGATTCTGCTCCTGCTCACACTCACG GGGATGATGCTGATGTGAAGCACGAGAAGCTTCTGGCCGAAGCAGAGGCCGGAGGTGCTTCTTCCGTGGAAGGATCTCGAGTTGGGGTGGAGAAGGATACCAAGATTGAGGATGAATCGGGTGTGAACGATAGCATCATCGACCACAATGGGGAAAACAGGAAGCCATATGGTGGAGGTTCATCGGGGAGTTgtggcagcagcagcagcagctcagATGATGAGAACTGTGGAATCAAGAAAGGGGAAGCTGAGTCTAGCTTTGCTTCCGAGGTATCAGTGGGAGTGGATGATTCTTTATCTGGAAAGCCAGTTGAGTCTATTTGTGATTCAACTGTGGAAAGCATCTCTGTGGCTCCTCTTGTTGTTGAGTGTACACTAGAGGGGAACGAGGGGAAAAAGCTTGGCTCGGTCGAAGAAAGAATTTGCACGTCAGTTGAAGAAGCAGATGTTGGATCTGCTGAGATCACTCCAAAAACCTTAGATCCAAGAGAATTTGTTACTCAAGAAAATGATGATAGATCAACACTTCCTAGAGTTGCTTTAGACAATGGAGCACAACACGTAAAAGATTCTAACGTTGCTCAG CCGGTGGTGGCTCCTTCTCCGTACCCAGTTCAAAAAACGACGTGGAAGAGTTGCTGTGGATTGTTTGAAATGTTTTGA